A genomic region of Methanosarcina thermophila TM-1 contains the following coding sequences:
- a CDS encoding OB-fold nucleic acid binding domain-containing protein (Replication protein A protects and stabilize the intermediate ssDNA that is generated by the unwinding action of a DNA helicase at the replication fork. In addition, SSBs prevent the formation of secondary structures by single-stranded template DNA.): MTDVESIYKKLSHVISKEDFLQRVQRKMESMGGLCDEPMAAMLVANELGFSDVSRENVKIKDIKADSGPVNFIARVLSVFDAKEFTRNDGTIGRVGNLIVGDETGKIKLTLWDSMADLIKVGKIKVGQTLQISGYAKQGYSGVEVNVGNNGVITESEEEIDVVASSQKIKDVKDGMGDLNLIGKVLEVSEIRTFQRKDGSTGKVGSLLLGDATGTIRVTLWDEKTEFLNQIEYGDTVELINAYARENAFSQKVELQVGSRSIIRKSEKEIEYKEKFTPIADISADMNDVNVCGRVLDIGEIRTFEKRDGSTGRVGNLLIGDSTGKIRLTLWDEKTDFLDEIDFDETIEVLHAYSRENAFNQQVELNLGSRGIIQKSEKEIEYREKFTDIADIVPGESYSVQGKVSEIGELREFEREDGTESVVANLQLEDETGSIRITLWGEQAYVIEDLDIDSEIQIINAYAKYGLNEEIELSVGNRSRVIIL, from the coding sequence ATGACAGATGTTGAATCAATATATAAAAAGCTCAGCCATGTCATCAGTAAAGAAGATTTTCTGCAGCGTGTCCAGAGAAAGATGGAAAGCATGGGCGGGCTTTGTGATGAACCTATGGCTGCCATGCTGGTTGCCAATGAACTAGGATTTTCAGATGTAAGTCGGGAAAATGTAAAGATTAAGGACATTAAAGCTGACAGCGGACCGGTTAACTTTATTGCAAGAGTATTATCGGTTTTTGATGCCAAGGAATTTACCCGGAATGATGGGACGATAGGAAGGGTGGGAAATTTAATTGTCGGAGATGAGACCGGAAAAATAAAGCTTACTCTCTGGGACAGTATGGCAGATCTCATCAAGGTTGGAAAAATCAAAGTAGGGCAAACCCTCCAGATCAGCGGCTATGCAAAGCAAGGATACTCCGGAGTGGAAGTCAATGTAGGAAATAATGGAGTCATAACCGAGAGTGAAGAAGAAATCGATGTGGTTGCAAGCAGCCAGAAGATTAAGGATGTAAAGGATGGCATGGGAGACCTGAATTTGATAGGTAAAGTTCTGGAAGTCTCAGAAATAAGGACTTTCCAGAGAAAAGACGGCAGCACTGGAAAGGTTGGAAGTCTGCTCCTTGGGGATGCAACAGGCACAATCAGAGTGACATTATGGGATGAGAAAACCGAGTTTCTGAACCAGATAGAATATGGAGATACTGTGGAGCTTATCAATGCTTACGCCCGGGAAAATGCATTTAGTCAGAAAGTTGAGCTTCAGGTAGGAAGCCGAAGTATAATCCGGAAAAGTGAAAAGGAAATTGAGTATAAGGAGAAATTTACCCCGATTGCAGATATCAGTGCTGATATGAATGATGTCAATGTTTGTGGGAGGGTACTGGACATTGGGGAAATTCGCACCTTTGAGAAAAGAGATGGGTCCACCGGAAGAGTCGGAAATCTCCTTATTGGGGATTCCACAGGAAAAATCAGGCTGACTCTCTGGGATGAAAAAACCGACTTTCTGGATGAGATTGATTTTGACGAGACAATAGAAGTACTCCATGCCTATTCTCGGGAAAATGCTTTCAACCAGCAGGTGGAGCTGAATCTTGGAAGCAGAGGGATAATCCAGAAAAGTGAGAAGGAAATTGAGTATAGAGAAAAGTTTACGGATATCGCTGATATTGTCCCAGGGGAGAGTTACTCAGTCCAGGGGAAAGTTTCCGAAATTGGAGAACTCCGGGAGTTTGAGAGGGAAGATGGAACCGAAAGTGTGGTTGCAAATCTGCAACTTGAAGACGAAACCGGTAGCATAAGGATAACTCTCTGGGGAGAGCAGGCATATGTTATCGAGGATCTTGATATTGATTCCGAGATACAGATTATTAACGCATATGCAAAATATGGTCTGAACGAGGAAATCGAGTTGAGTGTCGGGAACCGGAGCAGAGTGATTATACTTTGA
- a CDS encoding CBS domain-containing protein: protein MADGPERDIDAESGNYADIHNREIERELSVAEVMNKAVIVIDINSDIPAIAREMVSRDAGSVIITENGQAMGIITERDLVKSIVTENRKPDEVKAEEVLSSPLVTIEPEADIIKASEIMLKANIKRLPVLKDRTVIGVISNTDILMVTPGLNTILKDLIEMNRDALLSIPPRDEIPDLKNSRINVCESCDSISFDLKYLDGRYLCGSCRHEHDIEADRGRYAGLHNRNIGKVSVAQAMNKAVIIMDIDSDIPAIAREMVSRDAGSVIITENDKAMGIITERDLVKGIVAENRKPDEVRAEDILSSPLITIEPEKSIAEASEIMLKANIKRLPVLEDRKVIGIISNTDILMVTPGLSTILKDLIDMNREALLSVPSIEEISESEDFPSGICESCNTFSYDLKLVNGQYLCGRCREEVGENYE, encoded by the coding sequence ATGGCAGATGGACCTGAGAGGGACATAGATGCTGAGAGCGGAAATTATGCTGACATTCACAATAGAGAGATTGAAAGAGAGCTCTCAGTTGCTGAAGTTATGAATAAAGCAGTTATAGTAATAGATATCAACTCAGATATTCCTGCTATTGCAAGAGAAATGGTCAGTCGTGATGCTGGAAGCGTCATTATCACTGAGAATGGTCAGGCTATGGGCATCATAACTGAAAGAGATCTTGTAAAAAGTATTGTTACAGAAAACAGAAAACCAGATGAAGTGAAAGCAGAGGAAGTCCTCTCAAGTCCTCTTGTAACTATAGAGCCTGAAGCTGATATAATAAAAGCTTCTGAAATCATGTTAAAAGCAAATATTAAAAGGCTGCCAGTCCTGAAAGACAGAACAGTAATAGGAGTGATTTCAAATACTGATATTCTGATGGTAACACCTGGACTTAATACTATTCTTAAAGATCTTATTGAAATGAATAGAGACGCTCTCCTCTCCATTCCGCCAAGAGACGAGATCCCGGATTTAAAAAATTCCAGAATAAATGTATGTGAATCCTGTGACTCTATTTCCTTTGACCTGAAGTATCTAGACGGCAGGTATTTATGTGGAAGCTGCCGGCATGAGCATGATATAGAGGCTGACAGGGGAAGATATGCTGGTCTCCACAATAGAAATATTGGTAAAGTCTCAGTTGCTCAAGCTATGAACAAGGCAGTCATAATAATGGACATAGACTCAGATATTCCTGCTATTGCAAGAGAAATGGTCAGCCGTGATGCTGGAAGCGTCATTATCACTGAGAATGATAAGGCTATGGGCATCATAACTGAAAGGGATCTGGTAAAAGGTATTGTTGCAGAAAACAGAAAACCAGATGAAGTAAGAGCGGAGGACATTCTCTCAAGCCCTCTTATAACTATAGAACCCGAAAAAAGTATTGCAGAAGCTTCCGAAATAATGTTAAAAGCAAACATTAAAAGATTGCCAGTTCTGGAAGACAGAAAAGTAATAGGAATAATTTCGAATACTGATATCCTGATGGTAACACCTGGACTTAGTACTATTCTTAAAGATCTTATTGATATGAACAGAGAAGCTCTACTATCTGTCCCATCGATTGAAGAAATTTCAGAGTCTGAAGATTTTCCCTCGGGAATATGTGAATCCTGTAATACTTTCTCATATGACCTTAAATTAGTGAACGGACAGTACCTATGTGGAAGATGTCGGGAAGAAGTAGGGGAAAATTACGAGTAA
- a CDS encoding CBS domain-containing protein, whose translation MKVSEIMSEEPVSIKEEDFITHARKLMRNHLLRSLVVVDEENRLVGMLNDQDILRVTSTRSNVTVGGYASQSPTITPDMDIMKAAKLMVESKQNRVPVVKSTTDRTVVGILSSVDILRNVEVPKNVPSTLEAIMTKKVKTCSPDDKVNTVWGHMLETDYTGIPVISKKGEPIGMITRRDIIKSGAVRIEVEDERHTKPKESPKVEKVMSTPAYTLSENDSIQSAIDVILRYDIGRVTIVNEEGRVSGIVDRQDLLEAIANAWPEKLLDDRF comes from the coding sequence ATGAAGGTTAGCGAGATTATGTCAGAAGAGCCTGTGAGCATCAAAGAGGAGGACTTTATTACTCATGCCCGTAAACTGATGCGAAACCACCTTCTTCGAAGCCTCGTTGTTGTTGACGAAGAGAACAGGCTTGTTGGAATGTTGAACGACCAGGATATCTTGAGGGTTACGTCTACACGTTCAAATGTCACAGTAGGGGGGTATGCAAGCCAGTCTCCTACAATCACTCCAGATATGGATATTATGAAGGCTGCAAAGTTAATGGTAGAATCAAAGCAAAATAGAGTTCCGGTTGTTAAGTCAACTACGGACCGCACCGTTGTTGGAATTCTCAGCAGTGTTGATATTCTTAGAAATGTGGAAGTCCCAAAGAATGTTCCCAGCACGCTGGAGGCTATAATGACGAAAAAAGTCAAAACCTGTTCGCCAGATGACAAAGTTAACACGGTTTGGGGGCATATGCTTGAGACAGATTATACGGGTATTCCTGTTATCTCAAAGAAGGGCGAGCCTATTGGAATGATAACCAGAAGGGATATAATCAAATCGGGTGCAGTCCGCATTGAAGTCGAAGATGAAAGGCATACAAAGCCTAAAGAAAGCCCGAAAGTTGAAAAGGTAATGTCAACTCCTGCCTATACACTTTCTGAAAACGACTCAATCCAGAGTGCAATTGATGTGATTCTTCGCTATGATATTGGAAGAGTTACCATAGTAAATGAAGAGGGTAGAGTTTCTGGAATCGTTGATAGACAGGATCTTCTGGAAGCCATTGCCAATGCATGGCCCGAAAAACTCCTCGATGATCGCTTTTGA
- a CDS encoding CBS domain-containing protein, with protein sequence MILLNRNSTFSSVDKMKVQPGVSKSKKAQQKDPHTISSMGTMRIGPEFKSRISEHEGKILALATRNVVTLPPTATIMEAIKIMTEKRFRRIPITDAGTRRLEGVVTSVDIIDFLGGGTKNLLVENRFKGNLLAAINAEVRQIMETNIPYLNDQADFKDAVSMMVEKRTGGLPIVNNNMQVVAIFTERNAIELMGGLVTNRTVDEYMTENVKMVSTDTPIGQAAKVMVSNRLRRLPVVKDGIFAGIVTSSDIVHFLGRGDAFTKLTTGNIHEAFDQPVGSIVSRELIWTEPGTDLGKAMEIMLEKKIGSLPILEDGVLRGIITERDFLRSLLE encoded by the coding sequence GTGATCCTATTGAACAGAAATAGTACATTTTCGTCCGTCGATAAGATGAAAGTTCAGCCAGGTGTGAGCAAGTCCAAGAAAGCGCAGCAGAAAGACCCGCATACGATTAGCAGCATGGGCACTATGCGAATAGGTCCTGAGTTTAAATCCCGTATCTCAGAACATGAGGGAAAGATCCTGGCCCTGGCAACAAGAAATGTAGTAACCCTCCCTCCTACCGCAACAATTATGGAAGCAATCAAGATTATGACTGAGAAGAGGTTCCGGCGCATTCCAATTACAGACGCTGGAACGAGAAGACTGGAAGGGGTGGTTACTTCCGTAGACATTATCGATTTCCTGGGGGGTGGCACAAAGAACCTGCTTGTTGAGAATCGCTTTAAAGGTAACCTTCTAGCTGCAATCAACGCCGAAGTAAGGCAAATAATGGAAACTAATATTCCTTATCTCAATGACCAGGCTGACTTTAAAGATGCAGTCTCAATGATGGTCGAAAAGAGGACAGGCGGACTGCCAATTGTGAATAATAACATGCAGGTTGTTGCAATCTTTACCGAAAGGAATGCAATTGAACTGATGGGCGGGCTTGTGACAAATCGGACTGTTGATGAGTACATGACCGAGAACGTCAAGATGGTATCAACCGATACACCTATTGGTCAAGCAGCAAAAGTAATGGTAAGTAACAGACTCCGAAGGCTTCCTGTAGTTAAGGATGGGATCTTTGCGGGAATTGTCACTTCCTCTGATATTGTCCATTTCCTTGGCAGAGGAGATGCTTTCACCAAACTGACAACAGGAAATATTCATGAGGCATTTGACCAGCCTGTAGGATCTATCGTCTCAAGAGAACTGATATGGACTGAACCAGGGACAGACCTGGGAAAGGCAATGGAAATAATGCTTGAGAAAAAGATAGGTTCACTCCCGATTCTGGAGGATGGGGTGCTCCGTGGCATCATTACTGAAAGGGATTTCCTGAGATCACTGCTTGAATGA
- a CDS encoding CBS domain-containing protein yields MNVADIMSSPVYVINADEPVSHARKLMLRHKISTLLVLNEGKMVGIVTKSDIANRLAQAEPLWRRRPIDQVPIKLLMTESVITIYPEASISQAAALMLENRVHNIPVVKNDIVGIVTRTDLVRYVAENEEEIKTKIPKLMTEDIVSVHRHHTINHVIDEMNRNEIERVIVKDDAGKPVGIISRKDLALNLLTDFQGELSTKNIKMTRKSSPGGQKTYRYVKEVPLTAEDIMVSPIVSIDVNETVSNAAKKMIEEGLTALPVSDGEDIVGILSRTDIMKAVL; encoded by the coding sequence ATGAACGTGGCGGACATCATGAGCTCACCTGTATATGTTATAAATGCAGATGAGCCCGTGTCACATGCGAGAAAACTGATGTTAAGGCATAAAATCAGTACGCTGCTTGTCCTCAACGAAGGCAAGATGGTGGGAATCGTCACAAAATCAGACATCGCTAACCGGCTGGCTCAGGCCGAACCTCTCTGGAGGAGGAGGCCAATAGACCAGGTGCCTATCAAGTTATTGATGACTGAATCGGTTATTACCATCTATCCCGAAGCCTCTATTTCCCAGGCAGCTGCTTTAATGCTTGAAAACAGAGTGCACAACATTCCGGTAGTAAAGAACGATATTGTAGGCATTGTAACCAGGACAGATCTTGTGCGCTATGTTGCAGAAAATGAAGAGGAAATAAAAACAAAAATCCCCAAATTAATGACGGAAGATATCGTTTCTGTTCACAGACATCACACAATCAACCATGTAATTGACGAAATGAACAGAAATGAGATCGAAAGAGTAATCGTTAAAGATGATGCAGGAAAACCAGTAGGGATTATTTCCAGAAAGGACCTTGCTTTAAACCTCTTAACTGACTTTCAGGGCGAACTTTCCACAAAGAACATAAAAATGACTCGTAAATCTTCTCCTGGAGGCCAAAAAACCTACAGATATGTAAAAGAGGTACCTTTAACCGCAGAGGACATAATGGTTTCTCCGATAGTTTCCATTGACGTAAATGAAACTGTCAGTAACGCCGCAAAAAAGATGATTGAAGAAGGGCTGACTGCGCTGCCTGTCAGTGATGGAGAAGATATAGTGGGAATATTAAGCAGAACCGACATTATGAAAGCCGTCCTCTGA
- a CDS encoding CBS domain-containing protein, with translation MQVKDIMVQPYKINKSDTISHALDLMEKKNTKRLLVVNGDQVMGVLTMRSLTEQLGTRKKLSKPASSLHVATAVSDNFVKVLPDTDVRDALTLMKKKGGVIIVTDNGNALGWVTPQEFMKINHFTGFVGEVMEKNPIVVSPSDRVSHARRLILDKNVGRLPVVENGKLVGIIAEDDIAFAMRSFRDLVADNQQDSRIRNLLVGDIMTRSVISVHTNTPLAEAVQIMIEHDVGGVPVLNLEEELVGFLARRNIINTIEE, from the coding sequence ATGCAAGTTAAAGACATAATGGTACAGCCATATAAAATTAACAAGTCAGACACCATATCTCACGCCCTGGACCTTATGGAAAAGAAGAATACAAAGCGCCTGCTGGTAGTCAACGGCGATCAGGTAATGGGTGTACTTACAATGAGAAGTCTGACAGAGCAGCTCGGAACTCGCAAGAAACTGAGCAAACCTGCATCCTCTTTGCATGTTGCAACAGCCGTATCCGACAACTTTGTAAAGGTTCTGCCCGATACCGATGTCAGAGATGCCCTTACCCTAATGAAAAAGAAAGGTGGCGTAATTATTGTCACTGATAACGGAAACGCCCTGGGTTGGGTGACACCCCAGGAATTCATGAAGATAAACCACTTCACTGGCTTTGTTGGGGAAGTAATGGAGAAAAACCCTATCGTTGTCAGCCCTTCTGACAGAGTGAGCCACGCCAGACGGCTTATTCTTGATAAGAATGTGGGAAGGCTGCCAGTAGTTGAAAATGGAAAACTCGTAGGTATTATTGCTGAGGATGACATCGCCTTTGCCATGCGTTCTTTCAGAGACCTGGTAGCTGACAACCAGCAAGATTCAAGGATAAGAAACCTGCTGGTAGGGGACATTATGACCCGCAGTGTCATAAGTGTTCATACCAATACTCCTCTTGCAGAAGCTGTCCAGATAATGATAGAACACGATGTTGGAGGTGTTCCGGTCCTTAACCTGGAAGAGGAACTTGTTGGTTTCCTTGCCCGGAGGAATATAATAAATACAATTGAGGAATAA
- a CDS encoding TIGR00266 family protein produces the protein MADEIDYQIMGDDMQIVEIELDPEEAVQAEAGAMAYMGPGIQMQTSMGNEGGGLFGSLKKGLKRVLAGESFFITSFIHKGSGKGHVAFAAPYPGKIIPIDLTKFGGSLLCQKDSFLCAARGVEIEVAFTRKLGAGLFGGEGFILQRLKGDGLAFLHIGGTVIRKDLAPGETYRVDTGCVAAFTETVTYDITWSRNFKNALFGGEGVVLATLTGPGTIYLQSLPFSRLADRIIAASAYGRNREEQSGILGSDVLGGLIGGDKGF, from the coding sequence ATGGCAGATGAAATCGACTACCAGATTATGGGCGACGATATGCAGATTGTTGAAATCGAGCTCGATCCTGAAGAAGCCGTCCAGGCAGAAGCCGGGGCTATGGCTTATATGGGACCAGGAATCCAGATGCAGACAAGCATGGGTAATGAAGGAGGTGGACTTTTCGGAAGCCTGAAAAAAGGACTTAAACGAGTGCTTGCAGGAGAAAGTTTCTTCATTACAAGCTTTATCCATAAGGGTTCCGGGAAAGGGCATGTAGCATTTGCAGCTCCATATCCGGGCAAGATTATCCCTATTGACCTTACCAAATTCGGAGGCAGCCTCCTCTGTCAGAAAGACTCATTTCTCTGTGCAGCTCGCGGAGTAGAAATAGAAGTCGCTTTCACCCGCAAGCTCGGGGCAGGGCTATTCGGTGGCGAAGGTTTTATCCTGCAGAGATTGAAGGGTGACGGCCTGGCTTTCCTACATATTGGGGGTACAGTCATAAGAAAGGATCTGGCACCTGGCGAGACATACCGTGTCGATACAGGCTGTGTGGCAGCTTTCACCGAAACTGTGACCTATGATATAACCTGGTCAAGGAATTTTAAAAATGCTCTCTTCGGCGGTGAAGGAGTTGTCCTTGCAACCCTTACAGGTCCGGGCACAATATATTTGCAGAGCCTGCCTTTCTCCCGCCTCGCTGACAGGATCATTGCAGCTTCTGCCTACGGTCGCAACCGGGAAGAACAGAGCGGCATACTTGGAAGTGATGTCCTTGGAGGCCTGATTGGTGGAGATAAAGGCTTTTAA
- a CDS encoding RNA ligase, whose protein sequence is MSREGNEEVDPEFVSRLASYLGFNKERVQHLFEKSYLARNWGKYENLLRFDKEISHIERGTVLYEKDGSFEAIVGFPKIRRAMVLNPTIKKHFSGLEKVAVEEKMNGYNVRIAIAKDEILAITRSGYICPYTTQKAKEKLNLKFFEDFPELVLYGEMVGPDNPYVPKEIYDIESVEFYIFDIRKKNSGEPLPIKKRQEILEKYGFFQVRFFDEFPLETAAEEIEKIIRELGEIEHEGVVIKDPDMMLSPLKYTSSQSNCSDLRHAFKFYNETGRDYMLSRIVREGFQTVEWDEDETEFEERCMKLGKSILGPLRESIRTVKNGQRLYEEARIRVRDLKTAADFEGYLKRLGIDAIFEEPQPIGDEYRIVIKKINKSTNDKTHAILQGETW, encoded by the coding sequence ATGAGCAGAGAGGGTAATGAGGAAGTAGATCCTGAATTTGTGTCCCGGCTTGCCAGCTATCTAGGGTTTAATAAGGAAAGAGTTCAACATCTTTTTGAGAAGAGTTATCTCGCCCGAAACTGGGGAAAATATGAAAATTTGCTCCGTTTCGATAAGGAAATATCCCATATCGAAAGAGGAACAGTACTTTATGAGAAAGACGGTTCTTTCGAAGCCATTGTGGGCTTTCCGAAAATCCGACGAGCTATGGTGCTGAATCCTACGATTAAAAAACACTTCAGCGGACTTGAGAAAGTAGCCGTGGAAGAAAAAATGAATGGATATAATGTCCGTATAGCGATTGCAAAAGATGAAATCCTTGCAATTACACGAAGCGGATATATCTGCCCTTATACGACTCAAAAAGCAAAAGAGAAATTGAACCTGAAGTTCTTTGAAGATTTCCCAGAGCTTGTACTCTATGGAGAAATGGTAGGACCTGATAACCCATATGTTCCAAAAGAGATCTATGATATCGAATCTGTAGAATTTTACATATTTGATATCCGGAAGAAAAACAGTGGTGAACCTCTTCCAATAAAAAAGAGGCAGGAAATCCTGGAAAAATATGGTTTTTTCCAGGTAAGGTTTTTCGACGAATTCCCATTGGAAACTGCTGCTGAAGAAATTGAAAAAATTATTCGGGAACTTGGAGAAATAGAACATGAGGGTGTTGTAATAAAGGACCCAGACATGATGCTTTCCCCGTTAAAATATACCTCTTCACAAAGTAATTGTTCGGATCTCAGGCACGCCTTTAAGTTTTACAATGAAACAGGCAGAGATTACATGCTTTCCCGAATTGTCAGAGAAGGTTTCCAGACAGTTGAATGGGATGAGGATGAGACCGAATTTGAAGAACGCTGTATGAAACTTGGAAAAAGCATATTGGGCCCTCTCAGAGAATCTATAAGAACTGTGAAAAACGGTCAAAGGCTATATGAAGAGGCAAGGATAAGGGTAAGGGACTTAAAAACTGCAGCCGATTTTGAGGGATACCTTAAAAGACTCGGGATCGATGCAATTTTTGAAGAGCCTCAACCGATCGGAGACGAGTATCGGATAGTTATAAAGAAGATTAATAAAAGCACCAATGATAAGACTCATGCAATCTTGCAAGGTGAGACGTGGTAA
- a CDS encoding elongation factor Tu — MTNLAIIGAEKSGRTSLAANLGRKGTSSDVTMYNNDKESRKMVFVDPHGYPKAIKPLITALNISDMAILCIPPDGLDKNNPASVHTGECIVALDLLGFKYGIIALTKSDSTHMHAIDELKKKIKLMTAGTSLQDWECISLNTNKGAKNPFEGMEELKAKINKISEKIEAEQAELNNLPARVFIDHAFNVTGKGCVVLGVVKQGISKSKDKTKIFPLDRDIEIRSIQSHDVDIDSAPAGTRVGMRLKNVQAKDIERGFIISDKEIVSTDYILECTISKFTRAIETSGVLHLFVGLQSEPVRVEKIMVDGQEVKEVKPGSTCVMELSGNKKVAYSKEDRFLLANLDLPQRFVGYGFPKFL; from the coding sequence ATGACAAATCTTGCAATTATCGGGGCGGAAAAAAGTGGAAGAACTTCCCTTGCCGCAAACCTGGGGAGAAAAGGAACATCCTCCGACGTAACTATGTACAATAACGATAAGGAAAGCCGGAAAATGGTTTTTGTGGACCCTCACGGCTATCCTAAAGCCATAAAGCCGTTGATCACGGCACTGAATATTTCGGATATGGCGATTCTCTGCATCCCTCCTGACGGCTTGGATAAGAACAATCCTGCAAGTGTTCATACAGGAGAATGTATTGTTGCCCTGGATCTGCTCGGTTTCAAGTATGGAATAATTGCCCTTACAAAGTCCGACAGTACCCATATGCATGCGATCGATGAGCTGAAAAAGAAAATAAAATTAATGACTGCAGGCACTTCTCTTCAGGACTGGGAATGCATTTCCTTGAATACCAATAAAGGTGCAAAAAACCCTTTTGAAGGTATGGAAGAGCTTAAAGCCAAGATTAACAAGATTTCGGAAAAGATCGAAGCTGAACAGGCTGAGTTGAATAACCTGCCTGCCAGGGTGTTTATAGACCATGCCTTCAATGTTACTGGAAAGGGCTGTGTTGTTCTTGGTGTTGTCAAACAGGGAATCTCAAAAAGTAAGGACAAGACCAAAATTTTCCCGCTGGACAGGGATATTGAAATCAGGTCAATTCAGAGCCATGATGTCGATATTGACAGCGCACCCGCAGGCACCAGAGTTGGGATGCGCCTTAAAAACGTGCAGGCAAAAGATATCGAAAGGGGATTTATTATCTCTGATAAGGAAATTGTAAGTACTGACTATATCCTTGAATGCACCATCTCAAAATTTACACGGGCAATTGAGACCTCGGGTGTGCTTCATCTCTTTGTTGGTCTGCAGTCCGAACCCGTGCGTGTGGAAAAGATTATGGTTGATGGTCAGGAAGTTAAAGAAGTAAAGCCTGGCAGTACCTGTGTGATGGAACTCTCAGGCAATAAAAAAGTAGCTTATAGCAAAGAGGATCGTTTCCTGTTGGCAAACCTCGACCTTCCACAGCGGTTTGTAGGCTACGGCTTCCCCAAGTTTCTTTAA
- a CDS encoding gamma-glutamylcyclotransferase family protein — protein sequence MENDSGKKGTIHENGENKVRDKTLYGRVFHRNVCWQRSYERPEGEELIMALYGSLRNGLYNSRRFDLPNKSEFLGITKVRGYSLYSLGPYPGVYPSEEDSYVIAEVRRFSGKQQLEVARTIDYIELFGGYHREYVDLEIGEQKLKGFIYVCDEKPESEKIEHGDWVRYLKERGLEEESN from the coding sequence ATGGAAAACGACTCAGGAAAAAAGGGAACCATACATGAAAATGGGGAAAATAAGGTAAGGGATAAAACCCTTTATGGGCGCGTCTTTCACAGAAATGTCTGCTGGCAGCGTTCTTATGAGAGACCGGAAGGTGAAGAGCTTATTATGGCACTATACGGCAGCCTCAGAAATGGTCTTTACAACAGCAGGCGTTTCGATCTGCCGAACAAATCAGAATTCCTGGGCATAACAAAAGTGAGAGGATACTCTCTTTACTCTCTGGGTCCCTATCCTGGCGTCTACCCTTCAGAAGAAGATTCGTATGTCATAGCTGAAGTGCGCAGGTTTTCAGGAAAACAGCAACTTGAGGTCGCCAGAACAATTGATTATATTGAACTCTTCGGAGGATACCACAGAGAATATGTGGATCTTGAAATTGGCGAACAGAAGCTCAAGGGCTTTATTTATGTTTGTGATGAGAAGCCCGAGTCAGAAAAGATCGAGCATGGCGACTGGGTCAGATACCTGAAAGAGAGAGGGTTAGAGGAAGAGAGTAATTAA
- a CDS encoding sugar phosphate isomerase/epimerase family protein: protein MQLQRISYSSRSVVEDPFKWAYTLEDYGYTGWEIVQEGSQCLNSKNIQNLKNISETTGLELTLHLPFSDMNLAGLNDSIRAEVIRQMKHHLTLASNYVNLAVIHPGYLSPYGAQVPQEAYFTNLASLREICDFAADFGILVAVENMPDLPKIFGKYPEEMLEMLESIGSHNVGFTFDVGHANTVGVIDEFLDLLTKKISHVHIHDNMGKKDEHLPLGKGTIDWKRVMEKLSDYKGIFVTEVNSVEEGIESLEFLRNL, encoded by the coding sequence ATGCAATTGCAGAGAATAAGCTATTCGTCGCGCTCAGTCGTTGAAGACCCTTTCAAGTGGGCTTACACGCTTGAGGATTATGGGTATACCGGTTGGGAGATCGTACAGGAAGGGTCTCAATGCCTGAATAGTAAGAACATCCAGAATTTAAAAAACATCAGTGAAACCACTGGTCTTGAGTTAACTCTGCACCTGCCTTTCTCAGATATGAATCTGGCAGGTCTGAATGACTCAATCAGGGCAGAGGTGATCAGGCAAATGAAACATCACCTGACTCTTGCCTCTAACTATGTTAATCTGGCTGTAATTCACCCAGGTTATCTTTCCCCTTATGGTGCGCAGGTTCCGCAGGAAGCTTATTTTACCAATCTTGCCTCTCTCCGGGAAATCTGTGATTTTGCAGCAGATTTTGGAATCCTAGTTGCCGTTGAAAATATGCCTGATCTGCCGAAAATTTTCGGGAAATATCCTGAAGAAATGCTAGAAATGTTAGAATCTATCGGAAGCCATAATGTTGGCTTTACTTTTGATGTCGGTCATGCGAATACAGTTGGGGTTATTGACGAATTCCTTGATCTTCTTACAAAAAAAATCTCCCATGTACATATCCATGACAATATGGGTAAAAAAGATGAACATCTTCCACTGGGTAAAGGAACAATAGACTGGAAACGAGTTATGGAAAAACTTTCTGATTATAAAGGAATTTTTGTTACCGAAGTGAATTCGGTAGAAGAGGGAATCGAAAGCCTTGAGTTTTTAAGGAACCTGTGA